The bacterium genomic interval GCCAGCAGCACGCCCAGGGCGACCTGGACAACACCCTGCTCTTCGCCGACCTGCGCTGGCGCCTGCCCGCCCGCCTGCCTGGCGCCTGGATGCTGTCCGGCGAGCTGGCCGTGGACGACTACACCCTGGGTGAGTGGGGCCGCGCGCTGGAGGGACAGCGCACCGCCTCGCGGATCGCCCTCGACGGCTGCCCGCTTCCCGTCTGGCGGCGCGGGGACGGCCGCATGGGCGGCATGAGACTTGGCTCCCTGGCCCTGCCCGGGCTGGGCTGGCTGGGGATCCAGCACACGCGGGCGCGGCCCTACTTCGGCGCACATCGCTGGCAAGTCAGCCAATGGAGCCACGGCCGTGCCTCCCTGGGACCCTTCGAAGACCCCAACACGCGGGCCACGGAATGGCGCTGGCGCCATGAATGGAATGCCGACCGGCCCCTCGTCTTGCCCGGCCTGCGTGCCGATCCCCTCATCCTGATTTCGGCGAACCACTTCCATCTGGTGCATGGCGCCAACCCCATGGGACGCAATGTGGGGGGCGACCGTGGATTGGCCCATCGGGAGGGAATGGACGCGGATGAGGCGCCCTTCCTGGCCGGGCATCTGGAGAAGCGCCGCGGCATGGAGCTGGGCTGCTCGATGGGCCTGCTTCTGGCGACCACGTCCGGCCGCGATCTGGGCGTGCTCCGGCTGGAGGCGGACTGGATCCAGTGGCGGCGCGAGGGGGAGGAGGCCGCCACCCGGGTCGAAGGCCTCAGCTCCTGGCGGCTGAGCTGGGCGCGCCCCTTCTAAGCCGCGTCACGCTTTGCCACATTGCGGCCCGTCCTTTACCCCGTGGTGTAATTGGCAACACCTCAGGTTTTGGTCCTGATGTTCCTGGTTCGAGTCCGGGCGGGGTAGTAGGGACACGCCATGGCGTGTCCCTACGTCCAGCAGTCGCTGTCCCATCCCTCGCAGCGGGCTCGCACCTGGAAGACCCGCGTCATGGGCGGATCCGCCGCCACCATCCATTCCAGCTCCCCGGTCGTGGCCAGGACCGTGGCCCCACCCCAGGGCGAATCCAGCTCCAGCACATCGTAGACCAGGGCGCCGGGCACAGCCGTTCACCACAGCCTGAGTTGGGGGTCTCCGGCTCCCGTCACCAGCTCGATGATCAGTCGCAGCGCGCCTTGACCCTGAAGGCGCCCACCTGGTCGCCGCTGGCCGGCCCGGTCCAGATGGTGTCGCTGGTGATGGCCAGGCTTTGCCCCCGACCCCAGGGCGTCTCCAGCAGCAGGATCTCATAGACCCCGGCACCCGGCACCGGCGTCCAGGACAACTGCAGGAAGGGCTCCTCCGCCACGACGAGCACCCCGGCGCCAAGCGACGGCACGGCCAGGGTGGGGCAGGGACCCCACAGACGGACGGAGTCCAAATGGGTCCGCTCGCTGGTGCCGGCGCCGTACTCGGCCACGATGTAAAGCGCTTCAAGATCAGCCATGATGTCCGCGAACAGCGCGTCGTTCACCGGGCCGCCTCCTTCCTGGCGAAAGGTGGCGGCGGTCAATGGCACGCTGTAGGTGGTCCACTGGACACCCGGCACGGCAATGTCGCCCAGCAGGGTGTGGTCCGGACTGGCCAGGATGACCAGGGCCTCGTCGCTGTAATCCTGCTGGGTGGAGCGCAGGGCGAACTCCAGACGACCTCCCACATAGTGCTGGGCGTTGTTCAAGGCCTCGGCCGGCATGCAGAAGGCGAAAGTGTTGGGGCCGGGATCGCTGCGGAAGACCTGACCGCCCGGGAAGCCTTGGGCGGAACTGTGCGATAGACTTGTATAAGCGAGGGGCGGATGGTAGGGTCCGCCCTGGGTCAGGTCGGCCACCAGCCAGCCCTCCGAGTCCGAGTCAAAGCCCCAGGCCTGGACCGCCTCCGCCCCTTTGCCGACCAGCAGCAGCATGGCGCCGATGCCGACCACCTGAATCAAGCTCTGCCTCATGGTCCCCCCTATTGCTGTATTGACGTTCCCATCACAGCTGGGGGGAGCAAAGGGCGCGCCATTTGCCGCACTCAATATCCTGTTGAGTTTCAATCACTTTCTCTTGCCGAAGGGCTGACGCGGCGGACAATTGATCACGACTGTCGGAATTTGGACAATACTTCGGGGCCAAGCCAACGCTTATTCCCTTCTTGGCATAGTCAAAGTGTAGCGAATACATAAACTGATCTGATCGCCTCGCATGGGGACGGTGCTCGCGTAGGGTTCTTGATGACTGCCACGGGGGGCGCCTGGGCATGAGGCAAGCTCAGGCAGGGAGGATGTTTCGAACTGGGGACCCGGTGGTCCAGCATGGCAGGTCCTGCCACGGCGTGGCCGGACCCGCCGACGGAGGAGGAAGGCCACGGCTCCCGCTAGACCGCCTCCGGGATCGATCAGGCCGGCGCCGGGCGCAGGATGACGCCGCTGCGGCTGCGCGCGTTCATCAGCACACAGAGCGGCTGCTCCAGACGAAGGTGTCGGACGTGACCCCGCTCCTGAAAGGTCGGCTGTCCCAGCAGCCAGTCCCAGTCCAACTCGCCCTCCCCTTGCTGCGGATTGACGGTGAAATAGCCGATCCCCAGCGCCGTCAGGTTCTGGAAGAAATGCGAACCCTGGGATGGCGTGACGATCAGGTCGCGGAAACCGGCCTCGACGATGACCCGCACCCCCGAGATCTGATCCCAACTGACCGGGATGCCCAGCCACGGATCGGAGCTGCCCCAGCGCCCCACGCCCACCAGCAGGAAGGGGCGCTGCTCCTGGACAAGCGTGCGGTTGAAGTCGCCCACGGCAGCCGCCACCTCGCGGCTGTGGCGACGCTCGAAGCGTTCCACGTCCACCACCAGCAGGTCGTGGATGTCGTCCAGGCGACCCGCGCCCAGCACCGAGCTGCTTCGGCAGATGACCCGGGCGGGATCCACCTCCAGGTTCAGCTCATCCAGCTCCTGGGAAAGGACCATGGGCCGCATCTGGAGGACGCTGAACTCCATCGTCTCGCCGCCCGTAGGGAAGAGATTGACGGCGAACTCCAGCTCGACGGGCCGGCTCATGCCACGGGAGCCCACCCGCAGCAGACGGGAGATGATCTCGGCCAGCGGGAAGAGATCGTGCTTGAGGACGGGCGCGAAACTGACGAAGCGGGCCCCCGGCCGCGACAGGCCGTCGTAGACGGCGTCGTTCTCCGGGCTGTAGACGGATCCCACCCAGGCCAGGGTGCCGTCCCGCTCGGCCTGGTCCAGCTCAAGCGTCTCAAGCTCCGTGCCTTCGGTGGCGCCCACATGGCTGTCCCCGGTGAGGCGCAGGGCGTAGAACTGCTTCTGCCCGTACTGCAGCGCCTCGCCGGCGTGCATGAACATGCCAAGATGGCGCGGATAGCGGGGACAGAAGCGCACCGTCTCGGCGCCCTCGGAGACAAGATGGCCCAATCCAAGAGCCACGCTGGCCACCCCGTCTCGATCCATGGCCGGCGCTGTTGGATAGAAGTTGGTCGAGCGGGCCGTGCCGCTGATGGCCGGGTAGAAGTGGTCGCCATGGCGCGCCCCCTGCAGGCGCTGGATGATGACCGCCATCTTTTCCTCCTCCATGCGGTAGGGCGTGGAGCGCATGTAGCTCTTGGCCGCCTGGCAGTAGGTGGACGCGTAGACCAGCTTGATGGCGTCGATCAGCTCGCGCAGGCGCTGCTCGTGGTCCGCGGAGCTGTTGGGCAGCATGATGGTGCGGTAGATGCCGGCGAAGGGCTGGTACTGGCTGTCCTCCAGCAGGCTGCTCGAGCGCACGGCGAGCGGCCCGTCGAGCAGTTCGACCACGTGGCGCAGGTCGATCTGGAAGAGCGGCGGGAAGATGGCCGCCAGGAAGCGCTGGCGGATCTGCTCGTCGACGTCGCAGTCCAGGGCGAAGTCCTGCAGGTCGCCCAGCTCCACGAACTGGTCGAAGACCTCCGTGCAGAGCACGACGGCGGGGGGGATGGCCACGCGGATGCCCGGCCAGCGCTCCCCCAGGTCGCCCAGGGAGAGCAGGTGGCGCACGAAGGAGAGGCCCCGCGCCTTGCCGCCCATGGAGCCTTTGCCGATCTGGGCCAGGCTGTTGCGCGGATCGAAGGTCTCGGGATGGAATTCGCTGACGATGCCGCGCGTGCGGTCCAGGCGGTAATCGCCCAGGGCCTCGATCAGGTAGTGGCGCATGGCTTCCAGCGAAGGGAATTCGTTGACGCGGCGCGGCTCCAGCAGGCGCGAGAGGCCGAACTCGGTGCGCGCCTTCAGCCACTTCGAGAAATGGCCGCGCTCGGCATGGAAGCGCAGGCTCTCCTCGGGCACCGTCTCCAGGGCGCGCTCCAGGGCGTGCAGGTCCCGCGCCCGGCCGATGGGCGTGCCGTCGGGCAGGCGGAAGACGAAGTCCCCGAAACCAAAGTTGTCCCGCATGAAGCCGCGCACGTCGCGCAGGAGGTTGCGGCTGTTCTTGCGCACCGCCCCCACCCCCAGCTGCTCGCCCAGCTCCAGCACGTGGGGTTGGTTGGACTGCAGGAGGATGGGCAGCTCCGGGCTGCGGGCGCGCACCGCCCGGATCAGATGCAGGCCGGCGTCGGGGTCCACCTCCCCGGCGCGCGGGAACTCGAGGTCGGTGATGATGCCCAGCAGGTTCTCCCGGTGCGCCTCGAAATCGCGCCAGGCCTCCTCGTAGGTGCGGGCCAGGAGGATCTTGGGCCGCGCCCGCATGCGGATCACCTTGTGGGCCAGGTTTAGCCCCTCGTCCATCAGCCGGTGGGCCTGCTGGACGATCTCCTTGTAGATGGCGGGCAGATAGCTGCTGTAGAAGCGGACGTTGTCCTCCACGAGGATGACCGACTGGACGCCCATCACGCGGGAGTCCTGCTCCACGTTGAGGCGGTCCTCCACCAGCTTGACGATGGCGATGAGGATGCGGAAATCTCCCTGCCAGACGAAGACATGGTCGATCAGGTCCGCCTCGGGGCCCCCCAGCAGCGGGGCGAGGTGCCGGGCATCGTAGGCCAGAAGGATGACCGGGATCGTGATGCCCGCCCCGCGCAGCTCCCGCACCAGCTGCAGGACATGCATGTCGCCCACGTTGACCGTGAGCAGGATCATGTCGCAGGGCTGCCCCGCCTTGAGGGTCTCCAGGGCCTTGCCGGCCCGGGAGACGCGGGTGATCTTGGGGGCGTGCACCAGGTTGAGACTGGCGAATTCGCTGGCGATGAGATCCTGCAGCTGGCCGTCCTGGGCCAGTAGGAAGGCGTCGTAAAGGCTGGCGACGAGCAGGATCTCCGACACCCGGTGCTGGATCAGCTCCTGGAAGCCGGCGATGTGGTCGAAGCGGTTGCGGGTCATGAAGGCTCCTCAGCAGACCTGAAGGTTGCATCGGCCGGGAGCAAGGTAGCACGAGGACGGGGCCGGACCTGCCTGGTCCCTCCGTGCGCTCATGGCCGGCCGGCGAATTCCAGGCGGTTGCCGTCGGGATCGGCCACGGCGAACATGGCGAAGGCGGGGCTGAACTCGATGTAGGGCATCAGCACATGCAGACCGGCGGCGGAGAGGGCCGCCCAGCCGGCCCTGACGCTCTCCAGGCCGAAGCAGGGGCAGATCTCGGCGGAGGGCGGCTCCGGCTCCATGTCCCGGGGGGCGCGCCCCGCCTCCAGGTAGAGCGTGGCCCCGCCGCCTTCCAACAGCAGGCCGGGCGGCATCCCGCCCGCCTCGGTGAAACCGAAATGCGTCGTGTAGAAGTCGCGGGCGCCGGCCAAGTCGCTGACGTAGACGGCCAGGACGTGGAGCTGGGTGACCTGGACGGTGGACATGGCATTCCCTCAATTCAAGCAGGCGCATGGATTGTCCCCGGTGATGGCGCCGGATCACCCCCGCGGATGAGAACTGAAACGGCGCCCTCCTGGCGGGGGGCGCCGTCGGGTCATGCCCTGGATGATCCTTACACGATGCCCTGGTCCATCATGGCGCCCGCCACCTTGAGGAAGCCGGCGACATTGGCGCCCACCACGTAGTTGCCCGGCGAGCCGTACTGCTCGGCGGCCGCGTAGCAGGCCTCGTGGATGTTCTTCATGATGCGGTGCAGGTGGCCGTCCACCTCTTCGCGGCTCCAGCTCATGCGCAGGCTGTTCTGGCTCATCTCGAGGCCGCTGGTGGCCACGCCGCCCGCGTTGGCCGCCTTGCCCGGGGCGAAGAGGACCTTGTGGGCGTGGAAGTGCTCGACCGCCTCCGGCGTGCAGGGCATGTTGGCCGCCTCGACCACGGCGATGCAGCCGTTCTTGACCAGGGCCTTGGCGCTGGCGCCGTCCAGCTCGTTCTCGCAGGCGCTGGGCATGGCGATGTCCACCTTGACTTCCCAGGGGCGCTTGCCGGGCACCCATTGGCAGCCGAACTTGTCGGCGTACTCCTTGGCGCTCTTGCGGTAGACGGCCCAGAGCGTGCTCATGTAGACGAGCTTCTCGCCTTTGATCCCATCCGGGTCGTGCACGTAGCCGTACTCGTCGCCCAGGGTGACGACCTTGCCGCCCAGCTCGTTGATCTTCTCGACGATGAAGGTGCCCACGTTGCCGTAGCCCGAGATGGACACGGTCCTGCCCTTGAGGTCCTGGTCCTTCTTCTTCAGCATCTCCTCAAGGAAGTAGACGGCGCCGTAGCCCGTCGCCTCCGGGCGGATCAGGCTGCCGCCCCAGGCGATGCCCTTGCCCGTCAGCACGCCCGTGAACTCGTTGCGCAGGCGCTTGTACTGGCCGAACATGAAGCCGATCTCGCGGCCGCCCACGCCGATGTCGCCCGCCGGCACGTCCGTGTTGGGGCCGATGTGGCGGGACAGCTCGGTCATGAAGCTCTGGCAGAAGCGCATCACCTCGTTGTCGCTCCGTCCTTTGGGCTGGAAGTCGCTGCCGCCCTTGCCGCCGCCCATGGGCAGCGTGGTGAGGGCGTTCTTGAAGACCTGCTCGAAGGCCAGGAACTTGAGGATGCTGAGGTTGACGGTGGGGTGGAAGCGCAGGCCGCCCTTGTAAGGGCCGATGGCGCTGTTCATCTCGATGCGGAAGCCGCGGTTGACCTGGACCTTGCCCTGGTCGTCCACCCAGGGCACACGGAACATGATGACGCGCTCGGGCTCCACCATCCGCTCGAGGATGGCGTTCTGCTCGAACTCAGGATGCCGGGCCAGCACGGGCTCCAGGCTCATGAGCACCTCTTCGACCGCCTGGTGGAACTCAGGCTGTCCCGGATGGTTGGTCTTCACTCCATCCAGTATTTTGCTGATATACGCACGGCTCACGGGTCTCTCCTTTAATTAACCCGTTGAACTACAGGCTCTTGCGAGCCCACCACCCATCACGCCCCCCGAGCGGGGGTTCGTTAAGCGAAGAACAGGCGAGCTTCACGCATCGTCTGTCCGGTTCACCAATGAAAGTAGTTCCGTGGTACGGCGGGTGCAAGCTTGGGCCCGCGCTTCCACGCCCCGCCACGGCTTTCCAGCGGTCTGGCCCCCAGCCGCCCGGCCCCAAGGGCTCCACCCTCAGGCCAGCAGGCCATCCCGTCGCAGGAGGGCGTCCGGATCCGGCTTGCGGCCGCGGAAGGCGACGTAGAGGTCCATGGGATGGGCGCTGTTGCCCCGGGACAGCACGTTGGCCCGGAAACTCTCGGCCGTGGCCGGGTTGAAGATGCCCTCCGCCTGGAACTGCTCGAAGGCATCGGCCTCCAGCACCTCGGCCCACTTGTAGCTGTAGTAGCCGCTGGAGTAACCGCCGGCGAAGATGTGGCTGAAGGCCGGGCTGCTCGCTGTCCCCTCGACCAGGGGCAGCACGCGGGTGGAGGCCAGCCGCTCGCGCTCGAAGTCCGCCACGTCGCCCACCTCGCCCGGATCGTTCAGGTGCCAGGCCATGTCGAGCAGGGCGAAGTTGAGCTGGCGCAGGCTGGAGTAGCCGGCCTGGAAGCGGCGCACCTTCTTCACTTTCTCGATGAGGTCGGCCGGGACGGGATCGCCCGTCTGCCAGTGCCCGGCGAAGAGGGCGAGGGCATCCGTCTCGGTGATCCAGTTCTCCATGATCTGGCTGGGCAGCTCCACGAAATCCCAATAGACGCTGGTGCCGCCCATGGATTGGTAGCGGCACTCGCTGAGCAGGCTGTGCAGGGCGTGGCCGAACTCATGGAACAGGGTGCGCACCTCGTCCAGGCGCAGAAGGGAGGGCTGCTCCCCGGCCGGCGGCGTGAAGTTGCAGACGATGGCGACGTGGGGCCGGGTCATTTCCCCGCGCCAGGTGCCCTGATCGCGCAGGGTGGTCTGCCAGGCGCCGCCTTGCTTGGTGTCCCGCGGGAAGAGGTCCACATAGAAGAGGCCCACCAGGGCGCCGTCGCGGCTGACGCGGAAGACGCGCACGTCCTCGTGCCAGGCCGTCACGTCCCGCCGCTCCTCGAAGCGCAGACGGTAGAGGCGGCCGGCCACCTGGAACATGCCCTCCAGCACTTTCTCCAGCGGGAAGTAGGCGCGCAGCACCTCCTCGTCGAAGTCGAGCTGCTGCTTCTTGAGCCGCTCCGACCAGTAGGCGAAATCCCAGGGCATCAGCTCGGCCGGACCCCCTTCGGCGCGGGCCAGCTCCGCCACCTGGGCCACGTCGCGCTCCGCCGCGGGACGGCTGGCCGCCAGCAGGCGGTCGAGGAAGCTCATGACGGTGGGCGGGTCGCAGGCCATGCGCTCGGCCAGCACATAGGCGGCATGGCCCGGGAAACCCAGCAGGGCGGCCCGCTCGTGGCGCAGGGCGACCGAGCGCTTGAGCAGGCCCTGGTTGTCCAATTCGCCGCCGTAGGCCCGGCCGTTGTAGGCGCGCCAGACCTGCTCGCGCAGGTCGCGGCGGGCGCTGTAGGTCATGAAGGGCACCATCGAAGGTGCCTGGAGGGTGACCACCCAGCCCTCCTTGCCCCGCTTCCGGGCCTCCTGGGCGAGGCCGGCCCGCACCGTCTCGGGCAGGCCGACCAGCTCCTCCTCCGTGCCCAGGTGCAGGTCCCAACCGTTGGTGGCCTTGAGCACGTTGCGGGAGAACTGCGGACTCAAGGTGGACAGCTCCTGGTCGATGGCGCGCAGGCGCTCCTGCTTGTCCATGGGCAACAGCGCGCCGTTGCGCGTGAAGCCCAGCCAGGTCTTCTCCAGGAGGCGATCCGACTCGGGGTCGAGGCCCAGGGCGGCCCGCTGCCCGTACACGGCCTGGATGCGGGCGAAGAGGGCGGGGTCAAGGCTCAGGTCGCTGGACAGCTCGGCCAGCTTGGGGCTGATCTGCTCGGCCAGGGCTTGGTGCTCGGGTGTGCCGTGGGCGCCGAAGAGCACGAAGTAGATGCCGGCGACCAGGTCCAGATCCTCGCTGGCCCGCTCCAGCGCGACGATCGTGTTGGCGAAATCGGGCGGGGCGGGGTTGGCCTTGATCTCCTCCACCTTGGCTCGCGTGCGGCGGAGGCCCTCCTCGATGGCGGGCAGGTAGTGCTCCGTGGCGATGCCCTGGAAGAGAATGCTCTTGAAGTCGTCGGCCGCGACCTGGAAGGGCGCGAAGGGGTCGGTCAGGTGGGTCATGGGGCTTCCCGTCTATCTGGTGTTCGATGCGTGACTATAGATGCAGGGCACGGCCGTCCACCGCCAGGGCCGCCTCCTTGATGGCCTCGGCGTAGGTGGGGTGGGCGTGGCAGATGCGGGCCAGATCCTCCGCCGCCGCCTTGTACTCCATGGCGACGACCGCCTCGGCGATGAGATCCGCCGCCCGCGGGCCGATCATCTGCACGCCCAGGATCTCGTCGGTGGCGGGGTCGGCCAGGATCTTGACGAAGCCCTCCTTCTCCCCCGCCGCCCGGGCCCGCCCCAGGGCGATGAAGGGAAAGCTGCCCGCCTTGTAGGCCCGGCCCTCGCGCTTGAGATCGTCCTCGGAGCTGCCCACCGCCGCCACTTCGGGCCAGGTGTAGACAACGCCGGGAATGAGGCGGTGGTCGAGCTGGGGCTGCTGCCCGGCGATGCGTTCGGCGACGCAGACGCCCTCCTCCTCCGCCTTGTGGGCCAGCATGGCTCCGCCGATCACGTCCCCGATGGCCCAGATGCCCGCCACCCGGGTCCGCAACTGGCCGTCCACCGGGATGAAGCCCCGTCCGTCCGTCTTCAGGCCGGCCGCCTCCAGCGCCAGGCCCTCCGTGTTGGGCCGCCGGCCGATGGCGACCAGGCAGTAGTCCGCCTTCAGCTCCAGCTCCTTGCCCTTGGCCGAGGTGGCCTTGACCAGCACCTCGCTCCCCAGGTTCTCCACCTGGCTGACGCGGGCGCCCAGGTGGAAGGCGAAACCCAGCTTCTTGAGGCTGCGCTCCAGCTCCTTGCCCAGGTCGGCGTCCATGGCGGGCAGGCAGCGCTCGAGCGCCTCCAGCACCTCCACCCTGGTGCCCAGCCGGGCGAAGACGCTGCCCAGTTCCAAGCCGATCACACCCGCCCCGATCACCAGCAGGCGCTTGGGGATCTCCGGCAGCTGGAGCGCTTCCGTCGAGGAGATGACGCGCTCCTTGTCGATGCGGCAGAAGGGCAGATCCAGGGGCTTGGAGCCGGTGGCGATGACGATGTGGGCGCTCTCGATCTCCACCGTCCCGCCCGCCCCCTCCACCGCCACCCGGGTGGGCGCCAGGAAGCGGGCGACCCCGTGCAGGCGCTGGATCTTGTTCTTCTCGATCAGCTTGTCGATGCCCAGGGCGGTCAGCTGCACGACCTTGTCCTTGCGCGCCCGCATGGCCGGCCAATCCACCGAGAGCTTGTCCAGGCGGATGCCGTGCCCGGCGAAGGCCTTGGCCGCGTGGTGGTAGTGTTCGCTGGAGTCCAGCAGCGCCTTGGAGGGGATGCAGCCCACGTTGGTGCAGGTGCCGCCCAGGCGCTCATGTTTCTCGACCAGGGCCACGGAGAGGCCCAGCTGGGCGCAGCGGATGCCGGCCACATAGCCGCCCGGGCCGCCCCCGATGATGGTGACGTCAACTCTCAACCCGTCGCCTCCTTGCGTTCATCCTGCGGGGCCACCGGGCTCCCCGCCTCCTCCCGCCGCCTCCCTCAGACCTTGAGCAGAAGGCGGACGGGTTCCTCCACCAGCTCCTTGATCCGCTTGAGGAAGCCCACCGACTCCCGCCCGTCGATGAGGCGGTGGTCGTAGGACAGGGCCAGATACATCATGGGGCGGATCTCCACCCGGCCCGCCACCGCCACCGGCCGGTCCTGGATGGCGTGCAGGCCCAGGATGGCGCACTGGGGCGGATTGAGGATGGGCGTCGAGAGCAGGCTGCCGAACACGCCGCCGTTGCTGATGGTGAAGGTGCCCCCCGTCATCTCCTCGATGGTGATGCGGTTCTCCCGGGCCCGGGCGGCCAGGCGGGCGATCTCCTCCTCCAGCCCCTCGAATCCCTTGTCCTGGGCGTCGCGGATGACCGGCACGACCAGGCCCTTGGGCGCGCTGACGGCGATGCCCAGGTCCACGTAGCCCGGCTCCACCAGCTCCGTCCCCTCCAGGCGGCTGTTGACCATGGGAAATTCCTGGAGGGCGCGCACGGCGGCGGCGGCGAAGAAACTCATGATGCCCAGGTCGACCTGGTGCAGCTCGCGGAAGCGCTCGCGCCAGGCGGCGCGCAGGGCCATGACGGCGCCCAGGTCCGCCTCGTTGAAAGTGGTGAGCATGGCCGTCTCGCGCCGCACGGCCACCAGGCGCTCGGCCAGTTTCTGGCGCAGGGTGCTGACCGTCGTGCGCGTCTCCCGCCGCGTTTCCGCCCCGGCCGTGCGCTCTGCGGCGGACACCGGAGCCGCGGCGGGCGTTGGCGGAGCATCGGCGAGGCGGTCCCGGGCGGTCTGCACGTCGTCCTTGGTGATGCGTCCCCCCGGTCCGCTGCCCGCCACCTGCCTGGGTGTGAGGCCCCGTTCGGCCATCAGTTTGCGGGCGGCGGGCGAGCGGGCCGGCGCCCCGGCCGCAGGCCCTTCCGGCGCGATGGCCGTGGAGGCTGGCGTCGTGGCCAGGGCGGCCGCCTCGGCCATGCTGGGGCGGGTCGGCGGAGCGGCGCCGTCGGCCTCGATGTGGCCGGCCACGGCGCCCACCGCCAGGGTGCTGCCCGCCGCCGCCGCCACACGCAGCACGCCGGCGGCGGGGGCGGCCACCATCAGGGTGGCCTTCTCCGATTCCAGCTCCAGGATCTCCTCGTCCGCCTCGACCGGCTCGCCGTCGCCTTTCAGCCAGGCGGCGATGGTCACTTCCTGGATGGACTCCCCCGGACTGGGCACGCGGATTTCCACCGTCATGGCTCCTCCTGTCTCAGGCAAAGGCCCGATCAATCAGCATCCGTTGTTCGGCCCGGTGCCGGCGCGCCATGCCGGTGGCGGTGGCGGCGGCGGCGCGGCGGCTCACCAGCTCCAGCGGCCGCAGGCGGAAGACCCGTTGCAGCCAACTCCAAGCGCCCATGTTCTCCGGCTCCTCCTGCACCCAGATCCAGCGCTCCGCCCCGGACCAGCGGTCCAGCGCCCCGGCCAGGCGGGCGGTGGGCAGCGGGGCCAGCTGCTCCAGGCGCAAGATGGCCAGATCCCGCCGTCCTCCCTCGCGCCGGGCCGCGTCCAGTTCGTAGTAGAGCTTGCCGCTGCAGAGCAGAACGCGGCGGACCTGGCCCGGATCGGCCTCCTCGTCGTCCAACACGTCCCGGAAGGCCGTCCCCGGTCCGAAGTCGGCCAGCGGGCTGACAGCGGCGGGGTGGCGCAGCAGGCTCTTGGGCGAGAGGACGATGAGCGGCACGCGGAAGGGCCGCTTCAATTGCCGCCGCAGCAGATGGAAGAAGTTGGCCGGCGTGGTGGCGTTGGCCACCTGCAGGTTGGCGCCGGCGCAGAGCTGCAGGAAGCGCTCGGGGCGGGCGCTGCTGTGCTCGTGGCCCTGCCCCTCGTAGCCGTGGGGCAGCAGGCAGACCAGCCCGCTGTGCTGGTGCCATTTGGTCTCGGCGCAGCTGATGAACTGGTCGAAGATGATCTGGGCGCCATTGGCGAAGTCCCCGAACTGGGCCTCCCAGATGGTCAA includes:
- the odhB gene encoding 2-oxoglutarate dehydrogenase complex dihydrolipoyllysine-residue succinyltransferase, encoding MTVEIRVPSPGESIQEVTIAAWLKGDGEPVEADEEILELESEKATLMVAAPAAGVLRVAAAAGSTLAVGAVAGHIEADGAAPPTRPSMAEAAALATTPASTAIAPEGPAAGAPARSPAARKLMAERGLTPRQVAGSGPGGRITKDDVQTARDRLADAPPTPAAAPVSAAERTAGAETRRETRTTVSTLRQKLAERLVAVRRETAMLTTFNEADLGAVMALRAAWRERFRELHQVDLGIMSFFAAAAVRALQEFPMVNSRLEGTELVEPGYVDLGIAVSAPKGLVVPVIRDAQDKGFEGLEEEIARLAARARENRITIEEMTGGTFTISNGGVFGSLLSTPILNPPQCAILGLHAIQDRPVAVAGRVEIRPMMYLALSYDHRLIDGRESVGFLKRIKELVEEPVRLLLKV
- the lpdA gene encoding dihydrolipoyl dehydrogenase, which codes for MRVDVTIIGGGPGGYVAGIRCAQLGLSVALVEKHERLGGTCTNVGCIPSKALLDSSEHYHHAAKAFAGHGIRLDKLSVDWPAMRARKDKVVQLTALGIDKLIEKNKIQRLHGVARFLAPTRVAVEGAGGTVEIESAHIVIATGSKPLDLPFCRIDKERVISSTEALQLPEIPKRLLVIGAGVIGLELGSVFARLGTRVEVLEALERCLPAMDADLGKELERSLKKLGFAFHLGARVSQVENLGSEVLVKATSAKGKELELKADYCLVAIGRRPNTEGLALEAAGLKTDGRGFIPVDGQLRTRVAGIWAIGDVIGGAMLAHKAEEEGVCVAERIAGQQPQLDHRLIPGVVYTWPEVAAVGSSEDDLKREGRAYKAGSFPFIALGRARAAGEKEGFVKILADPATDEILGVQMIGPRAADLIAEAVVAMEYKAAAEDLARICHAHPTYAEAIKEAALAVDGRALHL